ataTTTTGCATGTTAATAAATGCTTGTTAGTTTTAATAAATACTACGCTATAACAGCTCTAAACTcttattttaaagaaagaaaacaacagatCTTTGGGAATACATTTCCTATTAACATAAACAACATGACTACAGTATTAAACCTGGGAGCTAATATATTGTTAAAGGAGCAATGCACATGTAAGATGAAGATTGATCAAGGAACGCTacatataatatttatatttctcagtTGCCCGTTGACATTTTTTAAGGCACAATATTTTcccagttattttttttatgtatttttaaaaatgtactgTTATTCTAATTTTAATTAATAACTTCTGGTTTTCGGGGTTGCCTTCAGAATAATAGTATTCCGATCATTTTCTTTACAAAATACCCTTGAAACTATACTCAAACTATAGTTAAGGGATATGATTGGGGGgggttgagtgtgtgtgtttgtttgtttaccgGATGAATTAATTAGAAAATATGTAGTTTTTAGTCAATCTGGTTTAGATTTGTAAAGAAAGGGCTTTTATACTGAAAGGATGAGTTCCGGAAGTCTTCtcgtagttgttgttgttgttgttgctgttcggTTAAGTAAGAGGATGTTGGACAGCTGATCACGAAACTCTTTCTCTCTTGCATCAGTGAAGATCAATCACCAAAAACCACCAGCAGCGGTTCTCCAGGTACGTCGGTCCGTTTTTATCGAGCCGCAAACGGGGCGTGCAGCTCGGCGTGCGGCTCGGCTAGCTCACGTCTAACTAGCCTCTCGTGTTAGCTCAGCTGGTTGTCTATCACAGACACACTCGAAAGAACTGCGGATGAATAACTTTACAATTCATTTTGAATCAAtacaaaacaatgttttagGAAACCTCGTTCAATGACAGGAGgtgtatgcccccccccagtacGCGGTCTGGGGTTCATTTCGCTGGCTCAGCGTCATGTGGACAGTTTGGGTTCCTCATGAGTTTTGGGATGCAAGCTCAGACATTCGTTACAGTCTGTAAATAGTTTAAACCCCTTGTTGTGCGAGTGCGTGGCGCTGATGAACGCCTCTTCCTGACGGTCCGTGGAATAATCCCGTCGTGCGTGGGAATGACCGAGACGTGGTTTAACGTGTTCCTGCCGTGTCCGCGCCCACGCagaggcacacgcacacacacacacacacacacacccagtaaAAGGGCATTGTGCTCGTCCAATGCCGCATCACGTGGAATCAGTGTTTAAACCAATTAAACTGAGTGTAATTATTTCCCTTTTTCTTCACAGCTCAGCCAttcctgcattcatttatttatttcctttcatctttCTCCTGAATCGTCCCTTTTCCTTCGCGCCGGTCAAAGATGGGCGACGCAAAGCCGCCGCAGCCCAGCCTCAACTCCTCCTACGTTCCGGCTGCGtctgaggaggacgaggaggaggacgaggaggacccGAGTCCTTCCTCGTCGCTCCTACCCAGACACGCGCCCGTGCCTCTCACCGTGCACTACACCCCCGAGGACTCTTACTGTTTGGTGTACATCATCTTCTTCCTGTTGGGCATCGGCTCCCTGCTGCCCTGGAACTTCTTCGTCACCGCCAAACACTACTGGCTGTACAAACTGAGCAACAACACGAATAACGGCAGCGACGAGAAGCCGCACTCGGACATCAGCGTGAGTGAAGGGTGTAACTATATTCAGTGTTACGTTTAAGTACACAACAGGCAGTACTCCACATTTCACACGGCAGAGTGACGATCCCGAGACACACGCCAGAGGACTTGGCGTCCCTTCAGTGTCTTCCTCGAAACGCGGAGCCTCGAAGATCTAGCGCGGATGAGTCGCCAGAGGCCCGACTCATTAAACGGATTTTCagtttgtattattttatcaaCGATTTCATTTCAAGAATTCATTCCGTCCGTCTTTacagaaatgccccccccccccgacgggcGACTTGGATGATGCATCGTGTTTTTATGTGATGAGGAAGGAAAGCATCTGTTGAAGCTTCAGCCAGCTCTCCGCTCTTTCACTTCTTcatagttttttattttcttctttccgTTTGTTCCCAAATTCAAGAGCGCTCAAATGCTTTGTCTTCTCTGCACCGTTCTACAGGACTACTTTGAGAGTTATCTGTCCATTGCCTCCACCGTGCCCGCTGTGCTTTGTCTGATACTCAACTATCTCCTCATCAACAGGTCCGTATCCttcccacgcacacgcacacacgcacacacacacacacacacacggagtctGTCTCTCAGGCTGTTCACCGCACGGTTTACGGTATTTTATGTTGCATGCTACTTTCTGTATTTATTACATGTGTGTGGGATTAACTGGTGACGTGCAACGCCTGTTGaatcacaatgtgtgtgtgtgtgtgtgtgtgtgtaggttgtCTCCCAACGTGCGCATCCTGTCGTCCCTTGTTCTCATCCTGCTGGTGTTCGTGGGGACCACGGTGCTGGTGAAGGTGGACACGTCCAGCTGCACCGTGGACTTCTTCGTTGGAACGCTGCTCAGCATGGCGGTGCTCAGTGGCTCCTCCAACCTCTTCACTGGCAGCGTGTTCGGGATCAGCGGCTACTTCCCCATGAGGATTCCGCAGGCCTTTATATCAGGTGCAGCCATGGATCACGTCGGGAACGTCTCCTTACTTGACTCGTCATAACATCCGAATTCTGCTTATGCCGTCTGAAAAGCTAGATAAAGCGCACTACGTAGCCGCCGCAGTGTTTATCGCATTAGCTTATCGTTTTCTGTGGTCTTTCTGTCACATCGCATGCGTGTGTGGGACATGAAGCTGTCCTCATGATGCCTGTCTGTGTTCACACCAGTGCATTTGATTTAGGACATTTGTAACGCTTGCAATAGCATCTATTGGCTGAAGGCGCTAACGTGTCATCATTCCCCGCTCTCCCTCCCATCAGATCTTTAATCTATTCTTCAGTATAGCGACAGAAGATCCTCCTGTAGTGATTTataatgtttctttttgtctcaGGCCAGGCCATGGGGGGCACGCTGAGTGCAGTAGCTTCAATACTGGACCTGGCGGTGACCAACGATGTGACGGACAGTGCTCTGGCCTACTTCCTGACTGCTGacatcttcatcctgctctgCATCATCACGTATCTGCTGCTGCCCAGGCTGGCATATTCAAGGTCAGTCCTGTTCCCCTGCACGGCACGATGGCCTGGCCTGTCAGGTTGCTACCGATGGAACCTGTTCATTCATTACATTGGTTTTGACCTCACAGTAATTCAGTTTCAGTCagattaaagttttatttattacaagtgTGATTAATCAGAAATCAgctttttccttttaaaaaaattatcattattacatCCGACTTTGAAAATACACTATTGTGTTACGATTTCAACGTCCGGAATGTGCATGAGCTGCCAAAGTGATCTTTTATTCATagcaccactagatggcgctaaAGGTTGAGTGGAGGTCAGAATATTTggaatttaaaaacaatttaattccATTTATTCTATTGCTGCATTTTAATAAGTCAAGTGAGCAacattgtaaataaaacattatttcattTCTATTTGCTCCTGTTAACAGTGATGTAATTTAAAAttagtcattttaaatacataacCTGCCTTATTATTTTGGgatcaaataaaatgaagataatTTATTCATCACAAAGTAGAAGCTACTTTTTTGTGATTGTTTGGACTTTAGCAACCCacgcttttttttctttttatataataataatcgtAATATAATGTGTTGTGCTCCTTTTCTCTCAAGGCACTACATGCTGGGGAGACACACAGGTCCAGCACTGCTGAATGAGGAGAACACACCAGGCCCGAGGAGCACGAGCTCCACTCCTCCACTGCGGCCCATCCTCAGGAAGACGTGGGTCCTCGGCCTGAGCGTCTTCTACGTCTTCTGCGTCTCCGTCGCGGTGTTCCCAGCCGTGTCCTCAAGTATCCAGTCTGTCCAGAAAGACCAGAGCCCCTGGACAGCCACCTACTTCGTGCCCCTGACCTGTTTCCTCCTGTACAACGTGGCCGACTTCTGCGGCAGGCAGATGACGGCTTGGTTGCAAGTCCCCGGGCCCACCAGCAGACTGTTGCCTGTGCTGGTGCTGTGCCGGTCCATCATGGTGCCTCTTCTCATGTTCTGCAACTACCAGCCGAGGGACCGCCACCACCCTGTGTTTTTCAACCATGACATGTACCCTGTGGTCTTTAACTGCCTGCTCGGCCTCTCTAATGGCTACCTGGGCACACTACCTATGATCTATGGCCCAAAGGTGGTACCTCGGGAACTGGCCGAGGCCACGGGAGTGGTCATGTCCTTCTTCCTCACTTTGGGACTGGCTGTTGGTTCTGCCTTCTCTGTTCTTCTTGTACACTGCATTTGACCGGTTGCACTAGTGTCCTGGGCTTGTACTGGACCGCAGCTGGACAGTACCCGAGCCTTAAAAGTACTACGATGTAAAGTACACCTGTAGTGCCAGTTGTGTATGGAGGTTCTCTCATTTCTGTTTGACCAAAGCCTTAACTCGTTCATACCTCACATGTGTTTAGAGATGTGTCTCTGATCTCATGTGGCCTTTAAGCCAGATCAAGTAGCGGTTGTATTTAGTCCTGTCCAGTAACGTCAGCTGGTTGTAGACATCTGAGCATCTTCCATGAAATTATTTGGTTTAAGGGCTGAGAACTGGTGGAAGTTTCTACACATTCCAACTCAAGGAAAATGCACATCTGCAGGAATGTTATTCTGTGGGACCAAACTTTAGCCTTCACGGCATTTCTTAACCCCTTAATTGCCAGTATGTACCTGAATCTGTTAACTAGCTGCACCTTTTGAGTTCAGGTTCCTGTGGAATTTAAGGTCATCTTTAGCATGATGTATTAAACACTTTGGGAGATTAATGTCAAGGCTGATTGGATTGTCTGTGTGAGTTCATGCAATAGTCACATTAATCGAAGCACAAGCTATGGAGGTATTGATCCAGAAATCATCAAATCAACTACAAGCTAGCAGACCACTGACTTACTATGTGCAGTAAGGCAAAGCTCCATCTGGTTTAAAGTTAAGTGATACTGGGTGGACTGGGatcatttttattgttaaagtTTCACAGTTCAAACAGAAGCAGACCAATAGAATTTGATGCATTCTGCACATTAAACAGTGATTTACAAGCAACAGTGCAAACAATGAGAAGCATGACtaacaaaatacatttgtttctgGATTAAACGCAAAGTAAAACACTTTAAGGGCAATAATTCATCTGTCTGATCTGCAATAATGAATCACACGgctgaagcgggggggggggggggggggggtgtatttatCAGAAGTCAAATGAAACATGTGAAACTAGAACCTCCTCCAGTAAGACAGAAGTGCAAAGTGCAAAGCTTCAACACTTCTGTTTAATGAAGCAGTAACGACACGTTAACCCCTTCCCTTCCCCACAGAAAACAGAAGTCGAATTAATCCCTTTCCACTGAGACAGCATCCAAAATATCtgttaatataaaaatattgcAGTAATCATCACTTcaatgtccaaaaaaaaaaataaaaaaaaaggaaacagactGAAAGTGTGAAGCAGGATTTTCTCTCCCAAGGTCAGTTTAACGGCGTCTCTCTCGTGCTCTATTCCCACACATGGCGTTTGCAGTGAGCCACAGcctaaacaaagacaaacaatgaTTAGAACAGCCTCTCCATAATCAATACTGGGCAGCATTGGTCTCGACAGACGCATACCTTAAACATGTTCAATATCAAAATATAACTACTCACATCACAAAGATTTGCCGTGTCCATGTTCTGGCACCAGAATTTAGGCCCCAAGGTGCACTTCTCCGTTTCTTGCAGCCCCACCGCTGGACATGCTCCCAATTTCTGATGCACGCAGACACAGCCCAGATGTTAGACTCATCCGACATCTTCCCTGCCCTTTACATACAGAAACCCTTCGGCTTTGCTACATTGTCAGGAATAACTTATTTTTCAAACTAAAGATGGAGTGTAATAACGATGATTTTAGTTCAAGCATTTGCTCCCGATAATTCGATCTGAATTTTTGTTTACCATGCACACGAAGTCGGGGTCGAGCATCTGCAGTATCAACTGGATCATCACTGGCTCGTACTGTTCCACCAACTGGTCACACTGTCGACAAAGACACGTATCAGCAGCTGCCGCACGAGGACAGGTAGAAGTTGTGTAAGACAAGACGCTGAAACTCCTCACCTCAGTGTAGAGGGCGGGAGGCAAGAAGCTGCACGCTTTCCTCACAGCCTCCTCAATCTGGACCTCGGTGGCGTTCCTCTCCAGGAGTACATCAACGTAATTAACGGCCATCTTGCACACCTCGCAGTAGCCGCCGACTTTAAAGTGTGTCTGAGCAAGGGCAGCTGGGGGGGGTTAGTAAAGTCAAGTATGTGGAAAAATCATACCTGGTTTTACCGAAGAAAACAACATGATGATACCCGACACCTAATGGCGCACTCGTACAAAACCTCTGTCTGCATCCAACGTTTGCGTTCTGTGTCCTCTGAAGAGCGAACACTTACGAATATACAAGCGGCGGGCTCCGTTGCAGAGGGCCAACATGGTGCAGACAGTCTTGGGGTCAGCCTCTTGCACCAGCAGCTCAATGATGGCCTTGCCGTAGGCCTCAATCAGGTCCCTGCACTGCACTGCATAAGATGAGGGCAGGTAGCCGCAAACCGTCTCCACGGCCTGAATCACCTCCTCCTGGGACAAACACAAACGATTGGCACCGGGACCAAGAGGAGCGACACTGAACACGCCTAGAGGTGCATAAACCCACCTCTGTTGAATTATCTGTCAGCCTAAACTCCAACTCTGCCATAACCTCCTTACAGACGGTACACAAGAGAGGCTCGCGTACGCGGACAATGGGCTGGAACACAGAAGGGAACGTTTTTATGTGCATGTAGGATACCGTGCTGAAACGGTCACCCATCAGGTGTCCACTGCGTCTTACCCGAGCAGATTCTTCAGCGGTACGCTCTATCTTGGTGGCGGGGAAAAGCTTGGCTGCGGGTACAGACTTGGCAGccagcagcttcagcatggGAGTGGACTTCATAGCAGGACAGaaacctgcagctgcacagATCACATCCGGATTCTGGAGGGCAGAGACTAGAGATTATCTTTGGGTACGCAACCAAACATCCCCAAAGCCTGCTCCATAATCTGAATGGCAAAATAGCCACCCACGCAACAGTACAGGCttccattttaaaacaaaacccCATCAGCGATACGCTGGAACAAAGCAACACTACGCCGGCAAAAAACAATTACCTCTGCGTCCTAAACAAACCGTCAGGATAACGTGCATCaacctcttttctttttatgcaaacCACATCGCGATAGCAAAGCATAATCTAAAATATGACAatgctgcatgcatgcaatGAAACAAGCTCGAATGTGGCCCTTGGActtccaaaaacaagcaaaggtGTGCAGGTTATGGAATCTTAATCTTAACTGAAGCGGCGCAGCGCTAGGATAGCATGAGCAGCAACAGCTAAGGCGAAGCGGCTACAGGCTGAACAGAAAGACCTACCTGTTCCTGGGAGAAGTGCAACAGAGCACGGCAaccatgaaggggggggggggggggggggggggcaaaggcaaagaaataaataaaagacagtcAGCAGGGGAAAATTATAGAAAGTGATCTAAAGGCGGGAATAGATTGAAACCAGCAGGCCGGGCCAAATGGATGCATTTTAAACATCAGTAATCACAGCTCTGATGACCAAGTCACTAAAGTAAAATATTCACTGTTGAATATTAGAATGATAATGCCCATTTACCCTGAATAAGGAAAGACAAAAAACGGTTTTGACTTCTTTAAAAAGTCAGTGAAGCGCTTAAAGTGGAAGAATTACGAGACTCACCATCGTCATGAGCTGCTCCAGAAGCGGGGCGCCATACTGGCCGATGTACTCCTTACACTGCAACGAGGAAGACGGTCAGAATACAAAGAAACGTACGCATCTAAACAAAGACGGCAGCATCGTGGGGTTCCTACCAAAGCAGACAAGCTCGGCCCCAGCAGGTCACACTGTTTCTCAAACCCCTCAATGAGCGAGTCGAGATAGGAGGCGTTGTCCTTCACCTGCCTCTGGACATCAATCAGGAACTTTTCACAGTCCTGGCAGACATTTCTGTCCTACAAGACAATCAGGAGCCAAATACAGACCGACCTCATCAACAACAGGCAGAGAGGCTGCTGCCGTACACTGGGGGGTGAAAAGGGGGGGGCTTAAGGGCATACCTCCTTCAGAGCCTCTTGTTTGGGGGCTTCCTGCGGATAGAGGAGCTGGGGAACATTGAGGAGGAAGGGGGACATCTGATGGGACAGGTCCACCGGAGGGATCTCATTGGACGGGAGCTGCTCCTTGGCCTGAAGCAGAGCCAAAGCGGCCTGCTGGGACCGACACAACCCGATGGCACCACACACCATACCGGGATTCTCCTAAAACATAAAGAGAACACTCCAAGTTCTGCAATTTATAGTCATGCTATAGTTAACCGCATCAtttagattcagattcagataactttatttatcccaaggggcaattcagtttaagcactctaccagaccatacaatacaaacattcacaaacacaatacaaaaattatatatatatatatatatatattaaaaaagacactcaGTATATCAACAAATGCTCAgaaatgatgattataatgcaTCTTTAGAAGAATTTAACAGCCTAATGGCAGAAGGAAGGAACAACTTGGAGTAACGATTTGTTCTCCTACAGGG
Above is a window of Brachionichthys hirsutus isolate HB-005 chromosome 7, CSIRO-AGI_Bhir_v1, whole genome shotgun sequence DNA encoding:
- the psap gene encoding prosaposin isoform X2 — its product is MMFLTLLFISAAAAGPLLGTEQCARGPPYWCQNVKTASLCGAVAHCQQNVWSKPQMKTVPCDMCKEVVTALAQILKDSSTEAEILEYLEKACHLVPDPGVAAECKDLVDEYEPIIRNIIVGELENPGMVCGAIGLCRSQQAALALLQAKEQLPSNEIPPVDLSHQMSPFLLNVPQLLYPQEAPKQEALKEDRNVCQDCEKFLIDVQRQVKDNASYLDSLIEGFEKQCDLLGPSLSALCKEYIGQYGAPLLEQLMTMNPDVICAAAGFCPAMKSTPMLKLLAAKSVPAAKLFPATKIERTAEESARPIVRVREPLLCTVCKEVMAELEFRLTDNSTEEEVIQAVETVCGYLPSSYAVQCRDLIEAYGKAIIELLVQEADPKTVCTMLALCNGARRLYIPALAQTHFKVGGYCEVCKMAVNYVDVLLERNATEVQIEEAVRKACSFLPPALYTECDQLVEQYEPVMIQLILQMLDPDFVCMKLGACPAVGLQETEKCTLGPKFWCQNMDTANLCDAVAHCKRHVWE
- the slc29a3 gene encoding equilibrative nucleoside transporter 3, with translation MGDAKPPQPSLNSSYVPAASEEDEEEDEEDPSPSSSLLPRHAPVPLTVHYTPEDSYCLVYIIFFLLGIGSLLPWNFFVTAKHYWLYKLSNNTNNGSDEKPHSDISDYFESYLSIASTVPAVLCLILNYLLINRLSPNVRILSSLVLILLVFVGTTVLVKVDTSSCTVDFFVGTLLSMAVLSGSSNLFTGSVFGISGYFPMRIPQAFISGQAMGGTLSAVASILDLAVTNDVTDSALAYFLTADIFILLCIITYLLLPRLAYSRHYMLGRHTGPALLNEENTPGPRSTSSTPPLRPILRKTWVLGLSVFYVFCVSVAVFPAVSSSIQSVQKDQSPWTATYFVPLTCFLLYNVADFCGRQMTAWLQVPGPTSRLLPVLVLCRSIMVPLLMFCNYQPRDRHHPVFFNHDMYPVVFNCLLGLSNGYLGTLPMIYGPKVVPRELAEATGVVMSFFLTLGLAVGSAFSVLLVHCI
- the psap gene encoding prosaposin isoform X1 is translated as MMFLTLLFISAAAAGPLLGTEQCARGPPYWCQNVKTASLCGAVAHCQQNVWSKPQMKTVPCDMCKEVVTALAQILKDSSTEAEILEYLEKACHLVPDPGVAAECKDLVDEYEPIIRNIIVGELENPGMVCGAIGLCRSQQAALALLQAKEQLPSNEIPPVDLSHQMSPFLLNVPQLLYPQEAPKQEALKEDRNVCQDCEKFLIDVQRQVKDNASYLDSLIEGFEKQCDLLGPSLSALCKEYIGQYGAPLLEQLMTMNPDVICAAAGFCPAMKSTPMLKLLAAKSVPAAKLFPATKIERTAEESARVRRSGHLMGDRFSTVSYMHIKTFPSVFQPIVRVREPLLCTVCKEVMAELEFRLTDNSTEEEVIQAVETVCGYLPSSYAVQCRDLIEAYGKAIIELLVQEADPKTVCTMLALCNGARRLYIPALAQTHFKVGGYCEVCKMAVNYVDVLLERNATEVQIEEAVRKACSFLPPALYTECDQLVEQYEPVMIQLILQMLDPDFVCMKLGACPAVGLQETEKCTLGPKFWCQNMDTANLCDAVAHCKRHVWE
- the psap gene encoding prosaposin isoform X3; protein product: MMFLTLLFISAAAAGPLLGTEQCARGPPYWCQNVKTASLCGAVAHCQQNVWSKPQMKTVPCDMCKEVVTALAQILKDSSTEAEILEYLEKACHLVPDPGVAAECKDLVDEYEPIIRNIIVGELENPGMVCGAIGLCRSQQAALALLQAKEQLPSNEIPPVDLSHQMSPFLLNVPQLLYPQEAPKQEALKEDRNVCQDCEKFLIDVQRQVKDNASYLDSLIEGFEKQCDLLGPSLSALCKEYIGQYGAPLLEQLMTMEQNPDVICAAAGFCPAMKSTPMLKLLAAKSVPAAKLFPATKIERTAEESARPIVRVREPLLCTVCKEVMAELEFRLTDNSTEEEVIQAVETVCGYLPSSYAVQCRDLIEAYGKAIIELLVQEADPKTVCTMLALCNGARRLYIPALAQTHFKVGGYCEVCKMAVNYVDVLLERNATEVQIEEAVRKACSFLPPALYTECDQLVEQYEPVMIQLILQMLDPDFVCMKLGACPAVGLQETEKCTLGPKFWCQNMDTANLCDAVAHCKRHVWE